ATTTTAGCCAGCAACTATTTGGCAATCAATGATTTATGCGGGCAGACACTACACGCTTTTTAGAATGATTTTTTAAAATTGCACTTACTAATTTAAATTTATTCTTTTTTATATTCAATAATAATTTTAAGGATAACTTATTGTCCAATTTTGTGTCTCCAAATCTTTTAAACTTAAATCATAACGTTTTAAAATGTTGTAATCACTTCTGATTCTGTCCCAGCTATACTTTGCCAGCGTATCACTATCGAATATAAAAATACTTAATGTATCCTTTGGCAATTTTTTGAATACTTTTTCCCATTTTTCTTTGCTATCGTAAGGAGTTCTTTCGTAAGGAGGAACTTTCATTAAATCGTTGTATTTGTTTGGTATGGTTATATTAGGATAATTATAACTAACTAAAAAAACAAACCCTTTTCCGCTGTTATCTTTTAACTATATGCAATATGTAAAGTCAAAAAGTTTCTCGCAACTCATGCTGCATAATGCTAACGATATTATTACAAGCAAAATATTCCTTTTCATAATTTTTTATTATTTATAAAAATAATAACTAGTAAATATACAACATCAAAAAGTAAAAGTCAAGTTTTTTTTGAAAAATATTTTGTTTTCTGCTGTCCGCTGGGTGTAACTATTTGATTGTCAATAACTTACGTGGGCGGGCGCAAGGGTAGAGTATGGTGGCGTAACTATCTGATTATCAATGACTTACAGCGACAAAACAAAAGATGACAGGCGGCGATTTGTAACTGTCTGATAATCAATATTTTAGGCGGGCTCACCCATACGAAACAGCTATATTCGCAATTACTTGATTATCAGACTTATTTAAACCTAACAGGTTTTAGAAACCTGTCAGGTTTGTACAATATTTTAGCCAGTAACTATTTGGTTATCAATGATTTATGCGGGCAGAGTGTCGCGAAGCAGGTGGAACACAACAAACATAAAATAAAAAAACTGCCTGAATTATTTCAAGCAGTTTCTTAAATTAACAACAAACATTTAACAACAATAATTACAAAAAATTACAACAGATTATACTTCTTTGTGAGCTTTGACTTTAAGTTTGCTGCTTTATTTTTATGAATAATGCCGCGTTTTGCATTTTTGTCAATTATTGAAATGATAGAAGTAAGCTTTGCTGCTGCATCTGTTTTATCTGTTAGAGATCTAAAATTTTTTATAGCATTACGCATTGTCTTACTGTAATAACGATTATACAATCGTTTTGTATTATTGCTGCGAATTCTTTTAATTGACGACTTATGATTTGCCATTTCTTTTTATTTTTTTGTAGCCCGTAGGGGATTCGAACCCCTGATTTCAAGGATGAAAACCTTGCGTCCTAGGCCAACTAGACGAACGGGCCATTTATTTGGGACTGCAAAATTAAACATTTTTTTTAAATAACAAACTTTTTTTGCAAAAAACTATAAAATATTTTTTTCTTCCGATAAAAATCTAAACCCCATTTTTTTACCGGTTTTCATTTGCATTTGGTCTAAAGTGTTTGTAAAGTCTTGCAAATTAACCTCTTGCACAAGCTCGTAAGGTGGTGTTGGTAAATCAAAATTAATTGTAAATAATAATGAAGCCATTAAAATACGTCTTACATTTGTTGAAGAAATTTTATCATTTTCAAAACTAGTGCAAATCATATTCATTTCTCGCAAGCCTTCTATGAAAAAATGATTGTTTTTATTGATGAAAATTCTGCCTATCAACACGCCAGAATCGTTCATCCTATTATATTTAAAGGAATCAGCTAAAAAATTATAAATATGAATGATTCCACAATAGCGGCGGTCATTGTCTTTTTTTAAATAAAGAGATCGCATTTCTTCATGGCGAGGTCCCAAGTCAAATACATTGCTATGCATAAAAAACACGAGAACATCTCCAGCAAACTTCAACTCAAATTCAAAAGCACTTCTATCAATAAATTCAAGAGGTATAACTCGTTTTTGATTAGCCATATTATTCCTTAAATCTTTGACCATGAACTCTGATTCCTTCTTTAACATATTTAAAGCATTCAGCGTATTGTCATAAATATCTTGTTTTAAATTAGCTTTAGCCTCAAGCAACCTTGCTAATTTTTTCATTTTGCTAAATTCTGCCATAGTGTTTTTTTATTTATGCAAATGTAATAAATAAAGTTAATCAAAGTTTTTTTTATAAAAATTGAAATATATATTACTTTTTTATTAGAATAAATGTTAAATTTGCAAAAAATTAAAAATTAAATAAAGTGGATATATTTAAAAAACTTGACATTGAAGATACGCCCCTAGGCGCTTATTACAAGTATGCTCATGGCTACTTTATGTTCCCTAAATTAGAAGGGGAAATTGGTCCTCACATGACATTTAACGGAAAAGAAATGCTTGTTTGGAGCTTGAATAATTATTTAGGACTAGCAAATCACCCAGAAGTGAGAAAAGCCGATGCTGAGGCAGCTGCTAAATACGGTATGGCTTATCCAATGGGAGCTAGGATGATGTCTGGACAAACAAAATATCATGAGCAGCTAGAGCAAGAATTAGCCGCATTTGTAGGAAAAGAAGATGCGTTTTTACTCAACTTTGGTTATCAAGGAATGTTTAGTATAATTGATAACTTGGTTGATAGACGTGATGTAATCGTGTATGATGCTGAGGCTCATGCATGTATTATAGACGGAATGAGGTTACACAT
The genomic region above belongs to Bacteroidales bacterium and contains:
- a CDS encoding 30S ribosomal protein S20 produces the protein MANHKSSIKRIRSNNTKRLYNRYYSKTMRNAIKNFRSLTDKTDAAAKLTSIISIIDKNAKRGIIHKNKAANLKSKLTKKYNLL